The Ignavibacteriales bacterium genome contains the following window.
AACCCCAATCACCAAAATCGTGGAAAAGCACCGCAAGCTGTTCATCTGATTTGTAATCCCATAGTTTATTGTGAAAACTCATTGCGTTTTCAAAACAGCTTGCAAGATGAGGAATTAAATAATACTGTCGCTGATCAACAAAAATTGTGTTTAGATTTTTAGTTTGAAAGGAATTAAGTAGCTGTGCATTAGCAAAACCAGAAAGCAAAAAAAATGTAATGAACAAAAAATATTTTAATGATGCGGCAGCAACAGTTGTTTTTTTCATTTGGCAGCCCGATATGTTTAAAAATAAACTATGCCATACATTGTAAGTATGGCATATCAATTAATAATGAGAAGATTATTTCTAATTATCTTAGGATTTAATGCTATCCCTAACTGATTATCTTTATGGCGTCATTAGTTCCATTCCCAATTGTTCATTACTATTCATAACAGCAAGTCCATAAGGAGCACTCGAGTTAAACAAAGAACCAAGTGGACATAAGTTGTTTAAGCTGGATGACCCTAACTGAGAACTTCCAAAAGCCATTGCAAATGATTTATCCTTATTATTAAAAGCAAACAAGCCAATTAAATTCTGGCTTCCGAAAGATGCATTTGTACCAAGCACTTTGGATTGAAGTTGTTCTTTATTACCAGATACTTTATTAGTCAGTTGTTCTTTATTTCCAGGAACCACCGTACTCGTTCCCATTTGCACATTATAATAAATTCCAAGTGCCATATCTTTATTAAAGTTAACATTTTCTTTGTTTGAATAAACACCAAGGTTTCCTTCCTTATTAAGAATTATAATACCCATTACATTATCTTTATTTCCAATTATTCCCGGTTGTTTATTTAGGAGTAAAGCGTTATGCACATTTGGAATTGCATCCACCATCTTCAGAAATCTTTCCGCAATTTGAATACGGAAATTTTCATAATCATTTAATGTTTTTTCAATTTCCAGGTTTTGATTAACAGTATCCTTTTTGCTTATTTTGGAAAGTAGAGTAATGGTGTTATCCAATGTACTCATATTTTGATCGATGTAGGATTTGAATTCATCAAATACTTTAGAATTCTTTTTTAAAAGATCAGCTCCCTTAATAATATCTTTTTCGTTTTTAGTAAGTGATAATATTTTATTTGTCCAATTACCTAAATCCTTGTTTATATCTGTGATGAAAGCTTTATAATCACTTAACTGGGTAATGGAAGCATTAAGCGATTTTTCATCACTCAGCATAACGTTTTTCAGTTTTACATCTTTCGCACTTATCTGCCCGGCATTATATTTTTTTACTTTACCTATAGTTCCGCTTGTTTCATCAACTGTTGCCGGCGGAAATAAGTAAGAAATAACTATTATTGTTGCTACTATAACTACAACCACCACTAAAACAAGTTTCATATTCTTTTTCAAGTTGTCCTCCTGTTAATATTATTAATGCGTATTAATTAAATTTTGGTAAATCTCTTTTGAATCAGCAAAAATTTTAATTGATATTTTTTCCTGTAATTGATTGCTGTTAAATAAAATTAGAAAACTATTATCACCCTTATTAACTATCTGAACGAGGTTTTTTGCAGATACAATCCTGGAATCATTATTCTGAATTAACGGTTTTAACGCGTAAAGTTTTAATTTGTCCTGGTTAAAGCCAAGATTTATTTTTACTTCCTCTGTAGAAGCGATTTTTAATTTTGCTATTACCCGGTCAGCCAGGAACTGTGAATTAAATGTTGCTTTAACTTCTGGTATGTCTATGGAAACATAATCCGCTTCCTTAAAATCACCATATGTTTCAATGCTGCCCATAGTACCGGAAAGTCCGGAACCTGTTGAACTAATATCGCCCGAAGTATTTTTATATACGAGCGACAGAACAATAAAGCAAGCAATTGCTCCTAACGCAAATGAACCTACATAACGAACTTTTGGTGAATTAAAATAGAATAAGAATGATTGGAATTTAATTTTCTTTCTGGATTCAAATTTTTTATTTCTTAGTTTAGAAATTACTTGATCAGAAAGATCAATATCATATTCTTCCGTTTTTTTTCTGGCAAGTAAGGTAAAGCAAGTTTTCATTTCATCATAGTATTTCTTTGCTTCGGGATTAGTGCTCATTTCTTTTTGAAGAATTTCTTTTTCTGTCACATCGATAATATTATCCAAATCTTTGTTTACCAATTCCACCAATTTATTTTTATCCATCTTAAAACTCTCCCAATTGCACTAAAATATTTTTAAGCAGATGTCGCGCAGTAAACAATCGAGATTTAACTTTGCTAACCGATATATTCATTGTTTCAGCAATCTCCTCGTACGAAAATTCCTGGAAGTGTTTAAGTATTATAAGTGTTTTCATATCATCTCTTAGATTGGAAATTGCAGCGTTTATTCTTTCCGATTCTTCCATTTTCAATAATTTATTTTCTGGAGTTGCAAGATCGAAGAAATTTGATTCATCGATTTCATCATTAAATTTTCTTGAATTCCGGAAGTTAATGGATTCATTAACTCCAATCCTGTAAATCCAACTAAAGAATTTGTACTTATCATCATATAAAGAAAGATTTTCATAAGCTTTAATAAACACGTTTTGTGTTACATCTTTGGCATCTTCAAAATTTTGAATCATTCTAACTACCAGGTTAAAAATTGGTTTTTGATATTTCTGGATCAACTCTTTAAAGGATGAATCATTTCCTGCAAGAATTTCTTCAACCAGAAGGTTATCAGATTTCTCATTCATAAGTACAGTTGGAATTTAAAAAAGTTTATTCCTTAGTTAATTAAAAATATTCTCTTCTTAACTGTTCATAAATATCATCGGTTAATCCTTCTTTCTTTCTCAAGTCCGCGAATTTATCCAGCAAGTCATTTACAGTTAACCTGTTCTTTTCTTGTTCCGGAATATCTTCAATAATTTTTCCCCGGTACATCATTATTGTTCGTGTTCCTAACTCCAGCGCTTGCTGCATACTGTGCGTTATCATAATTGTTGTAAGATTATTAAATTCAACAAATTTCCTTGTCAGTTTAACCACTTGCAAAGCAGTTTTAGGATCAAGTGCTGCTGTATGCTCATCCAGTAGAAGCAGCTTTGGTTTATTAATAACAGCCATTAAAAGAGTTAATGCCTGGCGCTGCCCTCCGGAAAGAGAGCCGATTAAATTATCTAACCTGTCTTCCAACTGCATTTCCAACAGGGAAACCTCCTCTTTGAAATAATTTAAAAGAGGTTTGTTCAGGTTTATCTTCGGTGTTCTCTTCTTACTTCGGTTATAAGCTATCAATAGGTTTTCAGCAATTGTCATATGCGAGGCTGTACCGCTAAATGGATTTTGGAATACGCGGGAAACGTAGGCTGCTCTTTCAAAATCTTTTTTTCTTGTTACATCTTTTCCATC
Protein-coding sequences here:
- a CDS encoding sigma-70 family RNA polymerase sigma factor — translated: MNEKSDNLLVEEILAGNDSSFKELIQKYQKPIFNLVVRMIQNFEDAKDVTQNVFIKAYENLSLYDDKYKFFSWIYRIGVNESINFRNSRKFNDEIDESNFFDLATPENKLLKMEESERINAAISNLRDDMKTLIILKHFQEFSYEEIAETMNISVSKVKSRLFTARHLLKNILVQLGEF
- a CDS encoding ATP-binding cassette domain-containing protein yields the protein MINIIDAEKIFNPGTINEVVALEKINLKVHDGEFLTFIGTNGSGKSTLLNIISGTIFSDKGKIEIDGKDVTRKKDFERAAYVSRVFQNPFSGTASHMTIAENLLIAYNRSKKRTPKINLNKPLLNYFKEEVSLLEMQLEDRLDNLIGSLSGGQRQALTLLMAVINKPKLLLLDEHTAALDPKTALQVVKLTRKFVEFNNLTTIMITHSMQQALELGTRTIMMYRGKIIEDIPEQEKNRLTVNDLLDKFADLRKKEGLTDDIYEQLRREYF